In Blastopirellula sediminis, the following proteins share a genomic window:
- a CDS encoding DUF6793 family protein, producing MPLFEIETNAHILITWAEDEAQAKVVVHDNYPNDDVIRLTKRPRNSWVISKAALGLTDQRVDPCLVARDCLSKAEGDKVHAIRLYMNETGADLDKARKAIESNMVLGW from the coding sequence ATGCCGCTGTTCGAGATCGAGACGAACGCTCACATTCTGATTACCTGGGCCGAAGATGAAGCGCAGGCCAAGGTCGTCGTGCATGACAACTATCCGAACGACGACGTAATTCGACTCACCAAACGTCCCCGCAACAGCTGGGTGATCTCTAAAGCGGCCCTCGGCCTGACCGATCAGCGAGTTGATCCTTGTCTCGTCGCGCGCGATTGCTTGTCGAAAGCGGAAGGGGACAAAGTCCACGCGATTCGTTTGTACATGAACGAAACCGGGGCCGATCTCGACAAGGCGCGCAAGGCGATCGAGTCGAATATGGTCCTCGGCTGGTAA
- a CDS encoding tetratricopeptide repeat protein — MKSRLPLVRLLIVSAIVLAIVSQFLRPSLVVGWYWASALEKLEAGENDQAIELGQKALEWSGDSPEMHLRMAELLYRAGRNEEARELLEKSDQGASEDLSYLEMKSFLLSRLGDHQGSIAVADKLIEQAQEGKFHLHRALNIRAYSTALAWSDGADLPKESLDQALEDIDQAIKIYGAEASYLDTRGYVKHFAGDNEGGLNDLNIAIEMYEASLAKVEEEEEVWGTMKEMRIRQIRSVIGVLYHHRGETLQALGRNDEAESDLKKADQMGYSRLKGHW, encoded by the coding sequence GTGAAATCTCGACTTCCTCTCGTCCGCCTGTTGATCGTCAGCGCCATCGTCTTGGCGATCGTCTCGCAGTTTCTTCGCCCATCGCTGGTCGTCGGGTGGTATTGGGCTTCGGCGCTGGAAAAGCTGGAGGCCGGAGAGAATGATCAGGCGATCGAGCTCGGGCAGAAGGCGCTCGAATGGAGCGGCGATTCTCCGGAGATGCATCTCCGCATGGCGGAGCTTCTGTATCGCGCCGGACGCAACGAAGAAGCCCGCGAACTGCTAGAAAAATCAGACCAGGGCGCGTCCGAAGATTTATCTTATCTCGAAATGAAGAGCTTTCTCTTGTCGCGACTTGGCGATCATCAAGGATCGATCGCCGTGGCCGACAAGCTGATCGAGCAGGCGCAGGAAGGCAAGTTCCATCTTCATCGGGCGCTCAACATTCGCGCCTATTCGACGGCGCTTGCCTGGTCGGATGGCGCCGACTTGCCGAAAGAGTCGCTCGATCAAGCGCTGGAGGATATCGATCAAGCGATCAAGATCTACGGCGCCGAAGCTTCGTACCTCGACACGCGTGGATATGTGAAGCATTTCGCCGGCGACAATGAAGGAGGGCTGAATGATCTCAACATCGCAATTGAGATGTACGAAGCGTCGCTCGCCAAGGTCGAAGAGGAAGAAGAGGTTTGGGGAACGATGAAGGAAATGCGGATCAGGCAAATTCGGAGCGTGATCGGCGTCCTCTATCATCACCGGGGCGAAACGCTGCAGGCTCTTGGTCGTAATGACGAAGCCGAAAGCGATCTTAAGAAAGCCGACCAGATGGGATATAGCCGCCTGAAGGGACATTGGTAG